A single region of the Oenococcus kitaharae DSM 17330 genome encodes:
- a CDS encoding PH domain-containing protein: protein MNETQQLPKKIQITWFVHACANLILSLIILAAIYLAGHIWHWPIWFVYVIAAAIVIGMISELISIPYRYRFWQYRITEDAVEMQSGFIFRKRIAIPISRVQNVTLSAGPLLQWQKMQKVAVATASSTHTIDGLENTKAEKLRDQIMALALGALDHEI from the coding sequence ATGAACGAAACACAGCAGCTTCCAAAGAAAATCCAAATCACTTGGTTCGTGCACGCCTGCGCTAATTTAATCCTTTCTCTTATTATTCTTGCCGCCATCTACCTAGCTGGACACATTTGGCATTGGCCGATCTGGTTTGTGTACGTAATCGCTGCTGCAATTGTAATAGGAATGATAAGCGAACTGATCTCTATTCCCTATCGTTATCGTTTTTGGCAATACCGTATTACTGAAGATGCCGTGGAAATGCAGTCGGGCTTTATTTTTCGCAAACGTATTGCTATCCCAATCTCGCGTGTTCAAAATGTGACGCTTTCTGCCGGCCCGCTATTGCAATGGCAGAAAATGCAGAAAGTGGCTGTTGCGACTGCCTCAAGCACGCATACCATTGATGGTTTGGAAAATACTAAAGCTGAGAAACTTCGTGACCAAATTATGGCACTCGCATTGGGGGCTTTAGATCATGAAATCTGA
- a CDS encoding LysM peptidoglycan-binding domain-containing protein, which produces MPNLKAKLTTIILTSAAALSFSVISANADTIYTIKSGDTLSKIAREFNTSVSTIAQANNIANVNLIYTGNRLSIGAPAAPAAPATYQAPAAPAAKTAAPAPRYQAPAQEAYVPAAPVRSYQPAVTGSNALRRRQVESGNNYNTFTGNGYLGAYQFARGTWAAGVAAVGGSVSDFSPAHQDAVANWYANNRYGGWQNVPTTGGW; this is translated from the coding sequence ATGCCAAATCTTAAAGCAAAACTCACAACAATTATTCTTACATCAGCAGCTGCGCTTTCATTTTCAGTGATTAGTGCCAATGCTGACACGATCTACACAATTAAATCTGGCGATACTTTATCTAAGATTGCCAGGGAATTTAATACAAGCGTTTCGACAATCGCTCAAGCAAATAACATTGCAAACGTTAACTTAATATATACTGGCAACCGCCTTTCTATCGGCGCACCTGCCGCTCCGGCAGCTCCTGCAACGTATCAGGCACCAGCGGCTCCGGCAGCTAAAACGGCTGCACCTGCTCCTCGTTATCAGGCGCCAGCTCAAGAAGCTTATGTACCGGCTGCACCTGTTCGGAGTTATCAGCCTGCAGTGACTGGTTCAAATGCATTGCGCCGTCGTCAGGTAGAATCAGGTAACAATTACAATACCTTTACCGGTAATGGTTACCTTGGTGCCTATCAATTTGCTCGCGGCACATGGGCAGCCGGCGTTGCTGCAGTTGGCGGGTCTGTTTCTGATTTCAGCCCAGCTCATCAAGATGCAGTTGCTAACTGGTATGCTAACAACCGTTACGGCGGCTGGCAGAATGTTCCAACCACTGGCGGCTGGTAA
- a CDS encoding metallophosphoesterase family protein, producing MGNWEASYNEVMDKSQIDLSDPGDVYFLMLARYDYQRFSKERNDQLRALPMTARKHVLDRVFALSHNLPNKNFGHELLATADQKNFDQIVTDPTVDAALFAHIHMPLWRYTSSGQLVLNPGSVGQTWFTRPHFLRNRDASYLLLTVTEKGIVDFDFRRIPFDIDKELAFARANDYPYVDLYQKLLTTGYASTHDQELLAKVNQERGYKKLAAEFVHNLP from the coding sequence ATGGGCAATTGGGAAGCAAGCTACAACGAAGTGATGGATAAGTCGCAAATAGATTTGTCAGATCCAGGCGACGTTTATTTCTTGATGCTGGCACGCTATGATTACCAGCGTTTTTCCAAGGAACGCAATGACCAGCTGAGGGCTCTGCCTATGACGGCTCGCAAGCATGTCTTGGATCGTGTTTTTGCACTTTCTCATAATCTTCCCAACAAAAATTTTGGTCATGAATTACTGGCAACCGCTGATCAGAAAAACTTTGATCAGATCGTGACAGACCCAACTGTAGATGCGGCGCTCTTTGCACATATTCATATGCCTTTATGGCGATACACAAGCAGCGGCCAGCTTGTCTTGAATCCTGGTTCTGTGGGGCAAACGTGGTTCACGCGGCCGCATTTTCTAAGAAATCGTGATGCCAGCTATCTGCTGCTGACAGTTACTGAGAAAGGAATTGTTGATTTTGATTTTCGCCGCATTCCCTTCGATATTGATAAAGAACTGGCCTTTGCAAGAGCTAATGACTATCCATATGTAGACTTATATCAGAAATTGTTGACAACTGGTTACGCTTCAACTCATGATCAAGAATTATTGGCCAAAGTTAATCAGGAACGGGGTTACAAAAAATTAGCCGCTGAGTTTGTTCATAATCTGCCCTGA
- a CDS encoding GNAT family N-acetyltransferase, which produces MTEEMTEKPALRLMNSPEFDHFVSHAIKDYAADKVQAGSWLADEAMKKSEESFNSLLPQGINSPDNYLYSIIYQKQKIGILWMAKLKDQPDTIFIYDFAIDEAFQNQGFGSRALVLADEEARKLSFKHIALHVFGRNARALHVYRKSGYGITDINMQKDL; this is translated from the coding sequence ATGACAGAAGAAATGACAGAAAAACCAGCTTTGAGATTGATGAACAGTCCAGAATTTGATCATTTTGTTTCCCACGCAATTAAAGACTACGCCGCTGACAAAGTCCAAGCAGGCAGCTGGCTGGCTGATGAAGCAATGAAAAAATCTGAAGAAAGCTTTAATTCGCTTCTGCCGCAAGGCATTAACAGCCCAGACAATTATCTATACAGCATCATTTACCAAAAACAAAAGATTGGCATTCTTTGGATGGCCAAGCTCAAAGACCAGCCGGACACGATTTTTATTTACGACTTTGCAATTGATGAAGCTTTTCAAAATCAAGGATTCGGAAGCCGGGCACTCGTCTTGGCTGATGAAGAAGCCAGAAAATTATCTTTCAAACACATCGCCTTACACGTTTTCGGCCGAAATGCACGTGCTTTGCACGTTTATCGAAAAAGTGGTTACGGCATTACGGATATCAACATGCAAAAGGACCTGTAA
- a CDS encoding MFS transporter yields MSQSSKNKNHQLPLMLSPAVSQLGSALYILGQNWLVVRSTGTTSLLGIIEAVGGVGFFLGDLFIGELVDHHNRKKVLLWTDLLSAVICFFGSFLINNENPQAWLLILITFTLNFLFTINYPAAKSMAPEIMAGSKLQRFNALANMVFNFANIISPLIGGLLLSIKSINFSEFVLINAASFLVAAFLNFLIRYSWPQDNTDRSSTSFVQDIANGFRYVFKNKNLFQFILSMAIFNFCSAGCLLIAPYIGNHFFGGHAANYSIFLAVSAIGGLIGGSLLAIQKQAVSSQTLYREIIFEGFSLLIAGIFLPDSFIVWFILAFIIGLIQSRFFSISITLIQKETEIAYLGRIFGLTFLFFDGIQPLGSLIFGYLINSWRQYTYSFIGVMLLLFFGPFLLHNKNKQNKNAAI; encoded by the coding sequence TTGTCTCAAAGTTCCAAAAATAAAAATCACCAGCTGCCCTTAATGTTGAGCCCCGCCGTTTCGCAATTGGGTTCGGCGCTCTATATTTTAGGACAGAACTGGCTTGTCGTGCGATCTACAGGAACCACGAGCCTGCTTGGTATTATCGAAGCCGTCGGCGGTGTCGGCTTCTTTTTGGGTGACCTTTTTATCGGTGAACTCGTTGATCACCACAATCGAAAAAAAGTTCTCCTGTGGACGGATCTCTTGTCTGCTGTCATTTGTTTTTTTGGAAGTTTCCTTATTAATAATGAAAATCCGCAGGCATGGCTGTTAATTCTAATCACCTTTACTTTGAATTTTCTCTTCACGATTAACTACCCTGCTGCCAAATCAATGGCACCGGAAATTATGGCCGGCAGCAAATTACAGCGTTTTAATGCCTTGGCAAACATGGTTTTTAACTTTGCCAATATTATCTCACCACTAATTGGCGGTTTGTTATTGTCAATTAAAAGCATTAATTTTAGCGAGTTCGTTTTGATAAACGCAGCTTCTTTTCTTGTGGCTGCTTTTTTAAATTTTTTGATCCGTTATTCTTGGCCGCAGGATAACACCGACCGCAGCAGCACAAGCTTTGTTCAGGACATTGCCAACGGATTCAGATATGTCTTTAAAAATAAAAATCTGTTTCAATTTATTCTTTCTATGGCGATCTTCAATTTCTGCAGTGCCGGGTGCCTGTTGATCGCACCTTATATCGGTAATCATTTTTTTGGCGGCCATGCTGCCAATTACAGTATCTTTTTGGCCGTTAGCGCCATTGGCGGATTGATCGGCGGCAGTCTTTTAGCCATCCAAAAACAAGCTGTTTCTAGTCAAACATTGTACCGGGAAATTATATTTGAAGGATTTTCTCTTCTGATTGCAGGCATTTTCCTGCCGGACAGTTTTATCGTTTGGTTCATTTTAGCTTTCATCATTGGTTTAATTCAGTCGAGATTCTTCAGTATCTCAATTACGCTGATTCAAAAAGAGACGGAAATCGCTTATTTAGGGCGCATTTTCGGTTTGACTTTTCTATTTTTTGATGGTATCCAACCTTTAGGAAGCTTGATTTTCGGCTATTTGATCAACAGCTGGCGGCAATATACGTATAGTTTCATCGGTGTGATGCTGCTCCTGTTTTTCGGGCCTTTTCTGCTGCACAACAAAAACAAGCAAAATAAAAACGCAGCCATTTGA
- a CDS encoding S66 family peptidase — protein sequence MTTFGYFSPSTAITALSPIRFQRAKTYLENKGISLVAGSLTGKSDFYRSGSIQARAAEINQLIHRDDVDIIMSTIGGSNTNSILSDIDFDYLRSHPKTFVGYSDATSLLLAVASQAPNCRVLYGPALVASFGEWPPYVDETWEAFAKIAFAKRDESVSLSAPTFWSDEALNWNEFQKPKQRRPNHWSYIGSPVLKGRLIGGNLNTMYGILSSKFFPKIQSGDILFIEDAEKDAATVEKNFAMLKNAGIFDLVSGIILGKHAAFDDCGSGRRPIDILLEVLADRSLPIIYDYDSCHTVPMLTTPLMANVSIDALAGKVTFTDF from the coding sequence ATGACAACTTTTGGTTATTTTTCGCCATCAACAGCGATTACAGCTTTATCGCCAATCAGATTTCAGCGAGCAAAAACATATCTTGAAAATAAAGGGATTTCGCTTGTTGCCGGGTCTTTAACTGGAAAATCAGATTTCTACCGGTCGGGATCAATTCAGGCACGGGCAGCGGAAATTAATCAATTGATCCATCGGGATGATGTTGATATCATCATGTCAACCATTGGTGGCAGCAATACGAACTCAATTTTGTCTGATATTGATTTTGATTATCTGCGCAGTCATCCAAAAACTTTTGTCGGATATTCTGATGCAACGTCACTCTTATTGGCAGTCGCCAGTCAAGCACCTAATTGTCGCGTACTTTATGGTCCTGCTTTAGTAGCGTCTTTTGGCGAATGGCCGCCTTATGTCGATGAGACTTGGGAGGCATTTGCTAAAATTGCCTTCGCTAAAAGAGACGAAAGTGTGAGCTTGTCAGCACCCACATTTTGGAGTGACGAGGCTTTGAATTGGAATGAATTTCAAAAACCCAAACAAAGAAGGCCAAATCATTGGTCTTATATTGGATCACCAGTTTTAAAAGGCCGTCTGATCGGCGGTAATTTAAATACGATGTACGGGATTTTGTCTTCAAAATTTTTTCCCAAGATTCAATCGGGAGATATTCTTTTTATCGAAGATGCAGAAAAAGACGCAGCCACCGTCGAAAAGAATTTTGCAATGTTGAAAAACGCCGGTATTTTTGACTTAGTTAGCGGCATTATTCTTGGCAAACATGCTGCTTTTGACGACTGCGGATCTGGCCGACGGCCGATCGATATCCTATTAGAAGTACTAGCAGACCGCTCGCTGCCGATTATTTATGATTATGATTCCTGTCACACAGTACCGATGCTGACCACGCCGCTAATGGCCAACGTCAGCATTGACGCCCTTGCAGGAAAGGTGACTTTCACTGATTTTTAA
- a CDS encoding PH domain-containing protein produces the protein MKSEHLHPLSIVIFIGRVIKQLYILLGLLVWDVISKNNISPWVYLGIVLLIIGWGIVRYICFTFAFDENGLTINSGLFIRRHDHIPFGRIQTTQHKQWFFLRPFGIESLLIQTAGHEDKESQTELPAVSIKISNLIDQLYQNKEKTGSDLPIANQSDQANQIPDNYATSTRDLSKYALTSFTIFPILGALMTLYSQLNQFLPNRFLKPFETALDHLRLNDWLIVVTSLLLLGAILSYLLILQRYYHFVLIKKNNKLTTVRGLFQRQTLGSSLKKLQAVMIEQNILRQWLHLATIKAVVASEAGSKNRDDNNFIITPVISEKVVPSHLHHFVNWIPDSFPKLDYLPKICSWYFVRNAVCLSLIPIALSIFFWHQWGLISLLLLPIAVSLGIYKGQSTALVLLADNQSLVLQTGRLWTKQITILQRKNIQSLVCRQTIWMAGRNLTHLCVNIRQGDGNQEVQIRYLSDEKSLAIYRWYLQKTDFKNQ, from the coding sequence ATGAAATCTGAGCACCTTCATCCCCTGTCAATTGTCATTTTCATTGGACGGGTGATTAAACAGCTGTATATTTTGTTGGGTCTGCTTGTGTGGGATGTAATCTCGAAAAACAACATCAGTCCCTGGGTCTATTTAGGCATCGTATTATTGATTATCGGATGGGGAATCGTTCGTTATATTTGTTTTACTTTCGCTTTTGATGAAAATGGCCTTACGATCAATTCAGGTCTTTTCATACGCCGCCACGATCACATCCCCTTCGGCCGAATCCAGACAACCCAGCATAAACAGTGGTTTTTCCTGCGGCCATTTGGTATTGAGTCACTGTTAATCCAGACTGCCGGCCATGAGGATAAGGAATCTCAGACAGAATTACCGGCTGTTTCCATTAAAATTTCCAATTTAATTGATCAGCTTTATCAAAACAAAGAAAAGACTGGTTCGGATCTTCCTATTGCTAATCAATCCGATCAGGCAAACCAGATACCTGATAACTATGCGACCAGCACACGAGATTTATCAAAATATGCACTGACTTCCTTTACGATTTTTCCGATACTGGGTGCCTTAATGACCTTGTATTCGCAACTGAACCAATTTCTGCCGAATCGTTTTTTAAAACCTTTTGAAACAGCCTTGGACCACTTGCGCCTTAACGACTGGCTGATCGTTGTGACCAGTCTTTTGCTGCTTGGCGCCATTTTATCCTATTTATTAATTCTTCAGCGTTACTATCATTTCGTCCTGATCAAGAAAAATAACAAGCTGACAACAGTTCGCGGTTTGTTTCAACGCCAGACACTTGGATCGTCTCTAAAAAAACTCCAGGCAGTGATGATCGAACAAAATATCCTGCGCCAATGGCTTCACTTAGCAACAATTAAAGCAGTTGTCGCATCTGAAGCAGGCAGCAAAAACCGCGATGATAATAATTTCATTATTACGCCTGTGATTTCTGAAAAAGTTGTGCCATCTCATCTGCACCATTTCGTTAACTGGATTCCAGACAGTTTTCCTAAATTAGATTATCTGCCAAAGATCTGCAGCTGGTATTTCGTTCGTAATGCTGTCTGCTTATCACTTATTCCGATAGCACTCTCCATCTTTTTTTGGCATCAATGGGGTCTTATATCATTGTTACTGCTGCCAATCGCCGTATCGCTCGGTATCTATAAAGGCCAGAGCACAGCTCTGGTACTGCTTGCAGATAACCAAAGTCTGGTCCTGCAGACTGGCCGTTTATGGACCAAACAAATCACAATCCTGCAACGGAAAAATATTCAGTCGCTGGTCTGCAGGCAAACCATCTGGATGGCCGGCCGGAATTTAACGCACTTATGTGTGAATATCCGCCAAGGAGACGGCAACCAAGAAGTTCAAATTCGTTACTTATCAGATGAAAAATCGCTGGCTATTTACCGCTGGTATTTACAAAAAACTGATTTTAAAAATCAGTGA